One genomic region from Sphingobacterium multivorum encodes:
- a CDS encoding phosphatase PAP2 family protein has protein sequence MKRLAFIFICWINCLYGPVLGQESPASTLDIRILESIAETRTAPQTQTFKVLSDINNYVQIAVPVGLLVAGAVNDDKAMRQNALYVASSTAVTALVNVGLKHIFKRSRPFKKYPNFISVRTAGGYSFPSGHTSSAFATASALSRAYSKWYVVAPSLLWASSVGYSRMYLGVHFPSDVLTGAALGTGAAFALDGLKK, from the coding sequence ATGAAAAGATTAGCTTTTATTTTTATTTGTTGGATTAACTGTCTTTATGGCCCTGTTCTAGGACAAGAAAGTCCAGCGTCTACGTTAGATATCCGGATATTGGAGTCCATAGCTGAGACTAGGACAGCGCCACAAACACAAACATTTAAAGTGCTTTCTGATATCAATAACTATGTTCAGATAGCCGTTCCTGTCGGTTTACTGGTTGCCGGTGCGGTCAACGATGATAAGGCAATGCGTCAGAATGCCCTGTATGTTGCTAGTAGTACGGCTGTAACAGCGCTAGTGAATGTTGGTTTAAAACATATCTTTAAGCGAAGTAGGCCATTTAAAAAATATCCTAATTTCATATCGGTTCGTACAGCCGGTGGGTATTCCTTTCCCTCTGGTCATACGTCATCTGCTTTTGCTACGGCTTCTGCTTTGTCTCGAGCCTACTCGAAGTGGTACGTCGTTGCGCCATCACTTTTATGGGCGAGTAGCGTGGGATATTCAAGGATGTATTTGGGCGTACATTTTCCCTCCGATGTGTTAACAGGTGCTGCATTGGGGACAGGAGCAGCATTTGCGTTGGATGGATTAAAGAAATAA
- the hisG gene encoding ATP phosphoribosyltransferase codes for MKNLKIAIQKSGRLNEKSVQLLKNCGLDFENYKSSLITTVGNFPLEILFLRDDDIPGYVEQGIADLGIVGENIIDETESKVEYIKRLGFGKCTLKLAIPKDSTIQDIKDLNGKAIATSYPNILKNFLDEYKINADIRLISGSVEISPGLGLSDAICDIVSTGGTLKSNGLKPFADVKNSEAILVGRKGLEGNEVLAELVQRIESVLLAKETKYVVLNVEKKNLPAITSLLHGVKSPTVVPLAEEGWVAVHTVITEDDFWDKINKLKAEGAQGIVVMPIEKIIL; via the coding sequence TTGAAAAATCTTAAAATTGCTATCCAAAAATCGGGTAGGTTAAACGAAAAATCTGTTCAATTACTGAAAAATTGTGGTTTAGACTTTGAGAACTACAAAAGCTCTTTAATCACCACGGTTGGGAATTTCCCACTGGAAATATTATTTCTGAGAGATGATGATATTCCGGGATATGTGGAACAAGGTATAGCCGACCTGGGCATCGTCGGTGAAAACATCATTGATGAGACCGAATCCAAAGTAGAATACATCAAACGACTTGGTTTTGGAAAATGTACATTGAAACTGGCTATTCCCAAAGATAGTACCATCCAAGACATTAAAGACCTTAACGGCAAAGCAATCGCAACCTCTTATCCAAATATCCTAAAGAATTTTCTAGACGAGTATAAGATCAATGCAGACATCCGTTTGATATCCGGATCAGTTGAGATTTCACCTGGTTTGGGTCTTAGTGATGCGATCTGTGATATCGTATCGACCGGTGGAACACTAAAAAGCAATGGTTTGAAACCCTTTGCTGATGTCAAAAATTCAGAAGCCATATTGGTCGGAAGAAAAGGATTAGAAGGCAATGAAGTTTTGGCGGAATTAGTGCAACGAATCGAATCTGTTCTTTTAGCAAAAGAAACTAAATATGTTGTATTGAATGTCGAAAAGAAAAATTTGCCTGCCATTACTTCTTTATTGCACGGTGTTAAGAGCCCTACGGTTGTTCCGCTGGCAGAAGAAGGTTGGGTAGCCGTACACACCGTTATCACTGAAGATGACTTTTGGGATAAGATCAATAAGTTAAAAGCTGAAGGTGCCCAAGGTATCGTTGTGATGCCAATTGAAAAAATCATTCTTTAA
- the hisD gene encoding histidinol dehydrogenase has product MLKKYDYKTLGKTEIQQLVARNTDPNNAIQEVVQEIIQQVRQQGDIVLREYAAKFDKVELDRLYLDEEDIDALASTIGRDQQRALEIAFQNIHKFHSTQLKRERTVETMPGVKCWREVRPIEKVGLYIPGGSAVLPSTLLMLGVPARIAGCKEIVVCSPPQSNGKINGFVAFCLKLLKINRIYLVGGAQAVAAMGFGTETIPKVDKIFGPGNQFVTKAKSIIQGLANVSIDMPAGPSEVLVVADESASPAFVAADLLAQAEHGADSQAVLVATSNALVDAVNTALVAQLAVLPRKELASKAIENSYAVTVETLQEAIQFSNDYAPEHLILETDQWESLTRYISNAGSVFLGHLTPESAGDYASGTNHTLPTSGYARSYSGVSVDSFVKKVTFQHINETGLQQIGSVVEILAELEGLQAHKNAISIRKKG; this is encoded by the coding sequence ATGTTAAAAAAATATGATTACAAAACGTTAGGGAAAACCGAAATCCAGCAACTGGTAGCCAGGAATACGGACCCAAACAATGCAATACAAGAGGTTGTCCAGGAAATTATCCAACAAGTACGCCAACAAGGTGATATCGTATTACGCGAATATGCTGCCAAATTTGATAAAGTTGAACTTGACAGATTATATTTAGACGAGGAAGATATAGACGCATTGGCGTCTACCATAGGCCGTGATCAACAGAGAGCACTCGAAATCGCTTTTCAAAATATCCATAAATTCCATAGTACACAGCTAAAAAGAGAGCGTACGGTGGAAACCATGCCCGGTGTAAAATGCTGGCGAGAAGTCCGTCCGATTGAAAAAGTTGGACTTTATATCCCTGGCGGATCAGCGGTGTTACCAAGCACGCTTTTAATGCTGGGTGTACCGGCAAGGATAGCTGGATGCAAAGAGATCGTCGTCTGTTCTCCACCTCAATCCAATGGAAAAATCAATGGCTTTGTCGCTTTTTGTTTAAAATTACTTAAGATAAACAGAATATACTTAGTTGGAGGTGCTCAGGCTGTTGCAGCGATGGGTTTTGGAACGGAGACCATACCAAAAGTGGATAAGATCTTTGGCCCGGGCAATCAGTTTGTCACAAAAGCAAAATCCATCATACAGGGGCTAGCAAATGTCAGTATTGATATGCCTGCAGGACCATCCGAAGTGCTGGTCGTCGCGGATGAATCGGCAAGTCCAGCATTTGTGGCAGCAGATCTTTTGGCACAGGCTGAACATGGAGCCGACAGTCAAGCAGTCCTGGTTGCAACATCCAATGCGCTAGTTGATGCAGTCAACACAGCCCTTGTAGCCCAGTTAGCGGTTTTGCCACGCAAGGAGCTCGCTTCAAAAGCGATTGAAAATTCCTATGCAGTAACTGTTGAGACGCTTCAGGAGGCCATACAGTTTTCAAACGATTATGCGCCAGAACACCTTATTTTGGAGACGGACCAATGGGAATCCTTAACACGCTATATCAGTAATGCTGGTTCTGTTTTTTTAGGACACTTAACACCTGAAAGCGCAGGGGATTATGCCTCAGGTACAAATCACACACTACCGACATCAGGTTATGCACGCTCCTATTCAGGCGTATCGGTAGATTCTTTTGTTAAAAAAGTTACCTTTCAACATATAAACGAAACCGGACTTCAACAAATCGGATCAGTGGTTGAAATACTCGCTGAACT